In Arachis hypogaea cultivar Tifrunner chromosome 17, arahy.Tifrunner.gnm2.J5K5, whole genome shotgun sequence, a single window of DNA contains:
- the LOC112764518 gene encoding protein LEAD-SENSITIVE 1 isoform X2 has product MGVFSNKIDREQLKPGDHIYSWSFLCKIPGIYVGDAMVTHFTRGAGQEIGTGTVLDRLLVSSSPARDLDNPCPKCGDLSKNEGVISSCLDCFLYGGELYLFEYGVSAAFFLAKPRGGTCTLAASDPPEDVLRRASFLLEKGFGGYNIFKNNCEDFAIYCKTGLLVFTNLSVGRSGQAASYLAAASAVVSTPLRFMTTSMSGLAAVGYGMYCVSRLVSDIGVRRDVSKVPVETLVASHSLSEPEMTGNINEPEKTAEMPKDTAKND; this is encoded by the exons ATGGGAGTGTTTTCGAATAAGATCGATAGAGAACAACTGAAACCCGGTGATCACATTTACTCATGGAG TTTTTTGTGCAAGATACCAGGAATATATGTCGGTGATGCAATGGTGACCCACTTCACCAGGGGAGCAGGACAAGAAATTGGGACAGGAACTGTTCTGGACCGTCTCCTCGTTAGTTCTTCTCCTGCTCGTGATCTTGACAATCCTTGCCCAAAGTGTGGTGACTTATCGAAGAATGAGGGTGTCATTTCGTCGTGTTTGGATTGTTTTCTTTATGGTGGTGAGCTATACCTCTTTGAATATGGTGTCTCAGCTGCTTTTTTTCTTGCCAAACCTCGAGGAGGTACCTGTACCCTTGCTGCTTCTGATCCACCTGAAGATGTCCTTCGCCGTGCTTCATTTCTTCTTGAAAAGGGATTTGGCGGTTATAACATTTTCAAGAATAACTGCGAAGACTTTGCAATTTACTGCAAAACCGGTCTGCTTGTGTTCACAAATCTCAGTGTAGGCCGGAGTGGACAGGCAGCATCTTACTTGGCTGCTGCTAGTGCTGTAGTTTCTACACCACTTCGTTTTATGACCACGAGTATGAGTGGTTTGGCCGCAGTTGGTTATGGCATGTACTGTGTTAGCCGATTGGTTTCTGATATCGGAGTACGTCGTGACGTATCTAAAGTTCCAGTGGAAACACTTGTGGCTTCTCATAGCTTAAGTGAGCCGGAGATGACAGGCAACATAAATGAACCAGAGAAGACAGCTGAGATGCCCAAGGACACAGCCAAGAACGATTAG
- the LOC112764518 gene encoding protein LEAD-SENSITIVE 1 isoform X1 — protein sequence MGVFSNKIDREQLKPGDHIYSWRQAYIYAHHGIYVGDAMVTHFTRGAGQEIGTGTVLDRLLVSSSPARDLDNPCPKCGDLSKNEGVISSCLDCFLYGGELYLFEYGVSAAFFLAKPRGGTCTLAASDPPEDVLRRASFLLEKGFGGYNIFKNNCEDFAIYCKTGLLVFTNLSVGRSGQAASYLAAASAVVSTPLRFMTTSMSGLAAVGYGMYCVSRLVSDIGVRRDVSKVPVETLVASHSLSEPEMTGNINEPEKTAEMPKDTAKND from the exons ATGGGAGTGTTTTCGAATAAGATCGATAGAGAACAACTGAAACCCGGTGATCACATTTACTCATGGAGGCAAGCTTACATCTACGCACATCACG GAATATATGTCGGTGATGCAATGGTGACCCACTTCACCAGGGGAGCAGGACAAGAAATTGGGACAGGAACTGTTCTGGACCGTCTCCTCGTTAGTTCTTCTCCTGCTCGTGATCTTGACAATCCTTGCCCAAAGTGTGGTGACTTATCGAAGAATGAGGGTGTCATTTCGTCGTGTTTGGATTGTTTTCTTTATGGTGGTGAGCTATACCTCTTTGAATATGGTGTCTCAGCTGCTTTTTTTCTTGCCAAACCTCGAGGAGGTACCTGTACCCTTGCTGCTTCTGATCCACCTGAAGATGTCCTTCGCCGTGCTTCATTTCTTCTTGAAAAGGGATTTGGCGGTTATAACATTTTCAAGAATAACTGCGAAGACTTTGCAATTTACTGCAAAACCGGTCTGCTTGTGTTCACAAATCTCAGTGTAGGCCGGAGTGGACAGGCAGCATCTTACTTGGCTGCTGCTAGTGCTGTAGTTTCTACACCACTTCGTTTTATGACCACGAGTATGAGTGGTTTGGCCGCAGTTGGTTATGGCATGTACTGTGTTAGCCGATTGGTTTCTGATATCGGAGTACGTCGTGACGTATCTAAAGTTCCAGTGGAAACACTTGTGGCTTCTCATAGCTTAAGTGAGCCGGAGATGACAGGCAACATAAATGAACCAGAGAAGACAGCTGAGATGCCCAAGGACACAGCCAAGAACGATTAG
- the LOC112764518 gene encoding protein LEAD-SENSITIVE 1 isoform X3, which translates to MEASLHLRTSRFLCKIPGIYVGDAMVTHFTRGAGQEIGTGTVLDRLLVSSSPARDLDNPCPKCGDLSKNEGVISSCLDCFLYGGELYLFEYGVSAAFFLAKPRGGTCTLAASDPPEDVLRRASFLLEKGFGGYNIFKNNCEDFAIYCKTGLLVFTNLSVGRSGQAASYLAAASAVVSTPLRFMTTSMSGLAAVGYGMYCVSRLVSDIGVRRDVSKVPVETLVASHSLSEPEMTGNINEPEKTAEMPKDTAKND; encoded by the exons ATGGAGGCAAGCTTACATCTACGCACATCACG TTTTTTGTGCAAGATACCAGGAATATATGTCGGTGATGCAATGGTGACCCACTTCACCAGGGGAGCAGGACAAGAAATTGGGACAGGAACTGTTCTGGACCGTCTCCTCGTTAGTTCTTCTCCTGCTCGTGATCTTGACAATCCTTGCCCAAAGTGTGGTGACTTATCGAAGAATGAGGGTGTCATTTCGTCGTGTTTGGATTGTTTTCTTTATGGTGGTGAGCTATACCTCTTTGAATATGGTGTCTCAGCTGCTTTTTTTCTTGCCAAACCTCGAGGAGGTACCTGTACCCTTGCTGCTTCTGATCCACCTGAAGATGTCCTTCGCCGTGCTTCATTTCTTCTTGAAAAGGGATTTGGCGGTTATAACATTTTCAAGAATAACTGCGAAGACTTTGCAATTTACTGCAAAACCGGTCTGCTTGTGTTCACAAATCTCAGTGTAGGCCGGAGTGGACAGGCAGCATCTTACTTGGCTGCTGCTAGTGCTGTAGTTTCTACACCACTTCGTTTTATGACCACGAGTATGAGTGGTTTGGCCGCAGTTGGTTATGGCATGTACTGTGTTAGCCGATTGGTTTCTGATATCGGAGTACGTCGTGACGTATCTAAAGTTCCAGTGGAAACACTTGTGGCTTCTCATAGCTTAAGTGAGCCGGAGATGACAGGCAACATAAATGAACCAGAGAAGACAGCTGAGATGCCCAAGGACACAGCCAAGAACGATTAG
- the LOC112764518 gene encoding protein LEAD-SENSITIVE 1 isoform X4, whose product MEIPGIYVGDAMVTHFTRGAGQEIGTGTVLDRLLVSSSPARDLDNPCPKCGDLSKNEGVISSCLDCFLYGGELYLFEYGVSAAFFLAKPRGGTCTLAASDPPEDVLRRASFLLEKGFGGYNIFKNNCEDFAIYCKTGLLVFTNLSVGRSGQAASYLAAASAVVSTPLRFMTTSMSGLAAVGYGMYCVSRLVSDIGVRRDVSKVPVETLVASHSLSEPEMTGNINEPEKTAEMPKDTAKND is encoded by the exons ATGGAG ATACCAGGAATATATGTCGGTGATGCAATGGTGACCCACTTCACCAGGGGAGCAGGACAAGAAATTGGGACAGGAACTGTTCTGGACCGTCTCCTCGTTAGTTCTTCTCCTGCTCGTGATCTTGACAATCCTTGCCCAAAGTGTGGTGACTTATCGAAGAATGAGGGTGTCATTTCGTCGTGTTTGGATTGTTTTCTTTATGGTGGTGAGCTATACCTCTTTGAATATGGTGTCTCAGCTGCTTTTTTTCTTGCCAAACCTCGAGGAGGTACCTGTACCCTTGCTGCTTCTGATCCACCTGAAGATGTCCTTCGCCGTGCTTCATTTCTTCTTGAAAAGGGATTTGGCGGTTATAACATTTTCAAGAATAACTGCGAAGACTTTGCAATTTACTGCAAAACCGGTCTGCTTGTGTTCACAAATCTCAGTGTAGGCCGGAGTGGACAGGCAGCATCTTACTTGGCTGCTGCTAGTGCTGTAGTTTCTACACCACTTCGTTTTATGACCACGAGTATGAGTGGTTTGGCCGCAGTTGGTTATGGCATGTACTGTGTTAGCCGATTGGTTTCTGATATCGGAGTACGTCGTGACGTATCTAAAGTTCCAGTGGAAACACTTGTGGCTTCTCATAGCTTAAGTGAGCCGGAGATGACAGGCAACATAAATGAACCAGAGAAGACAGCTGAGATGCCCAAGGACACAGCCAAGAACGATTAG
- the LOC112764518 gene encoding protein LEAD-SENSITIVE 1 isoform X5, whose translation MVTHFTRGAGQEIGTGTVLDRLLVSSSPARDLDNPCPKCGDLSKNEGVISSCLDCFLYGGELYLFEYGVSAAFFLAKPRGGTCTLAASDPPEDVLRRASFLLEKGFGGYNIFKNNCEDFAIYCKTGLLVFTNLSVGRSGQAASYLAAASAVVSTPLRFMTTSMSGLAAVGYGMYCVSRLVSDIGVRRDVSKVPVETLVASHSLSEPEMTGNINEPEKTAEMPKDTAKND comes from the coding sequence ATGGTGACCCACTTCACCAGGGGAGCAGGACAAGAAATTGGGACAGGAACTGTTCTGGACCGTCTCCTCGTTAGTTCTTCTCCTGCTCGTGATCTTGACAATCCTTGCCCAAAGTGTGGTGACTTATCGAAGAATGAGGGTGTCATTTCGTCGTGTTTGGATTGTTTTCTTTATGGTGGTGAGCTATACCTCTTTGAATATGGTGTCTCAGCTGCTTTTTTTCTTGCCAAACCTCGAGGAGGTACCTGTACCCTTGCTGCTTCTGATCCACCTGAAGATGTCCTTCGCCGTGCTTCATTTCTTCTTGAAAAGGGATTTGGCGGTTATAACATTTTCAAGAATAACTGCGAAGACTTTGCAATTTACTGCAAAACCGGTCTGCTTGTGTTCACAAATCTCAGTGTAGGCCGGAGTGGACAGGCAGCATCTTACTTGGCTGCTGCTAGTGCTGTAGTTTCTACACCACTTCGTTTTATGACCACGAGTATGAGTGGTTTGGCCGCAGTTGGTTATGGCATGTACTGTGTTAGCCGATTGGTTTCTGATATCGGAGTACGTCGTGACGTATCTAAAGTTCCAGTGGAAACACTTGTGGCTTCTCATAGCTTAAGTGAGCCGGAGATGACAGGCAACATAAATGAACCAGAGAAGACAGCTGAGATGCCCAAGGACACAGCCAAGAACGATTAG
- the LOC112764925 gene encoding arginine--tRNA ligase, cytoplasmic isoform X1 encodes MLGCLTFVAPFSPSPLLSLHRFSPLSVPSSPSGLLKLASRRFSITATKAESLSTMAVDAENVGSVKRQLALLFEVSLRTTVPSEPDVAPLVEPCAAKSGVKFGDYQCNNAMGIWSKIKGKQAEFKGPPSVGQAIMKNLPPSDIIESCSVAGPGFVNVVLSRNWIAQRLQRMLIDGIDTWAPRLPLKRAVVDFSSPNIAKEMHVGHLRSTIIGDTLARMLEFSHVDVLRRNHVGDWGTQFGMLIEFLFEKFPNPEDVNEAAIGDLQTFYKASKVRFDSDPEFKQRAQQAVVRLQGGETRYRDAWKQICEISRTEFHRVYERLGVHLEEKGESFYNPYIPGVLEELNKKGMIEDSEGARVIFLKDVNIPLIVVKSDGGYNYASTDLSALWYRINEEKAEWIIYVTDVGQQQHFDMVFKAAKRAGWLPADDSLYPKATHVGFGLVLGEDGKRFRTRNTEVVRLVDLLDEAKNRSKTALLERDTAKEWPEEEVEKTSEAVGYGAVKYADLKNNRLTNYTFNFDQMLNDKGNTAVYLLYAHARICSIIRKSGKDIEEVKKNAKIALDHEDERALGLHLLQFSEVVEEACTNLLPNVLCEYLYNLSEIFTKKFYSNCQVVGSPEEDSRLLLCEATAIVMRKCFYLLGIVPVYKI; translated from the exons ATGTTAGGGTGCTTAACCTTTGTTGCGCCGTTTTCTCCATCTCCTCTTCTTTCCCTCCATCGCTTCTCTCCTCTCTCTGTTCCTTCTTCTCCCTCTG GTTTATTGAAGCTTGCATCGCGTAGATTTTCTATAACAGCAACTAAAGCAGAATCGTTGTCAACTATGGCAGTT GATGCGGAAAATGTTGGCAGCGTTAAAAGGCAGTTGGCGCTGCTGTTTGAGGTATCTCTGAGGACAACTGTGCCAAGCGAGCCAGATGTAGCGCCATTAGTTGAACCTTGCGCTGCAAAATCTGGGGTTAAATTTGGTGATTACCAGTG TAACAATGCAATGGGTATATGGTCTAAGATAAAAGGAAAACAAGCAGAATTTAAGGGTCCCCCATCTGTTGGGCAG GCAATCATGAAGAATCTACCCCCATCTGATATTATAGAGTCGTGCTCTGTAGCTGGTCCTGGATTTGTGAATGTTGTCTTGTCAAGGAATTGGATAGCACAG AGATTACAACGGATGTTAATTGATGGTATTGATACATGGGCGCCAAGGCTTCCACTAAAGAGGGCTGTGGTTGATTTTTCCTCACCCAATATTGCAAAGGAAATGCATGTTGGTCACCTGAGATCTACCATTATTGGGGACACATTGGCCCGTATGCTTGAATTTTCACATGTGGATGTTCTTCGACGAAATCATGTTGGTGATTGGGGAACACAG TTCGGAATGCTGATTGAATTCCTCTTTGAAAAATTTCCAAACCCAGAGGATGTCAACGAAGCAGCCATTGGAGATCTTCAG ACATTCTATAAAGCATCCAAAGTGAGATTTGACAGTGATCCCGAATTTAAGCAAAGGGCTCAACAGGCTGTTGTCCGGCTTCAG gGTGGAGAAACCAGGTATCGCGACGCATGGAAACAAATTTGTGAAATAAGTAGAACCGAATTCCACAGAGTCTATGAACGCCTTGGAGTTCACTTGGAGGAAAAG GGAGAGAGCTTCTATAATCCATATATCCCTGGGGTTTTGGAGGAACTGAATAAAAAAGGAATGATTGAAGATAGTGAGGGTGCTCGGGTGATATTTCTTAAGGATGTAAACATACCGCTTATTGTTGTGAAGAGTGACGGTGGCTACAACTATGCTTCAACTGATCTTTCAGCACTTTG GTATCGGATAAATGAAGAGAAGGCTGAATGGATTATATACGTCACAGATGTTGGGCAGCAGCAACACTTTGATATGGTTTTCAAG GCTGCTAAGCGTGCTGGTTGGCTGCCAGCTGATGATAGTTTATACCCAAAAGCTACTCATGTAGGTTTCGGCCTTGTTCTTGGGGAAGATGGAAAACGATTTCGGACTCGCAACACTGAAGTGGTTAGATTGGTTGATTTGCTTGACGAAGCCAAGAATCGCAGTAAAACTGCCCTTCTTGAACGTG ATACGGCTAAAGAGTGGCCTGAGGAGGAGGTTGAGAAAACATCAGAGGCAGTGGGCTATGGTGCTGTTAA GTATGCTGACTTAAAGAACAACAGACTAACAAACTACACCTTCAACTTTGATCAGATGCTTAATGATAAG GGTAATACCGCAGTTTATTTGCTGTATGCACATGCTAGGATCTGTTCTATCATCCGGAAATCTGGAAAAGACATAGAAGAAGTAAAGAAA AATGCTAAAATTGCATTGGATCATGAAGATGAGCGCGCTCTGGGGCTTCATTTGCTACAATTTTCTGAG GTTGTTGAGGAAGCATGCACCAATTTATTGCCCAATGTGTTGTGTGAATACCTTTATAATTTGTCAGAAATATTCACCAAAAAGTTTTATTCTAATTGTCAG GTTGTTGGTTCGCCTGAGGAAGATAGTAGACTTTTGCTATGTGAAGCAACAGCAATTGTGATGAGAAAGTGCTTCTATCTCCTTGGAATTGTACCTGTTTACAAGATATGA
- the LOC112764925 gene encoding arginine--tRNA ligase, chloroplastic/mitochondrial isoform X2 — protein sequence MAVDAENVGSVKRQLALLFEVSLRTTVPSEPDVAPLVEPCAAKSGVKFGDYQCNNAMGIWSKIKGKQAEFKGPPSVGQAIMKNLPPSDIIESCSVAGPGFVNVVLSRNWIAQRLQRMLIDGIDTWAPRLPLKRAVVDFSSPNIAKEMHVGHLRSTIIGDTLARMLEFSHVDVLRRNHVGDWGTQFGMLIEFLFEKFPNPEDVNEAAIGDLQTFYKASKVRFDSDPEFKQRAQQAVVRLQGGETRYRDAWKQICEISRTEFHRVYERLGVHLEEKGESFYNPYIPGVLEELNKKGMIEDSEGARVIFLKDVNIPLIVVKSDGGYNYASTDLSALWYRINEEKAEWIIYVTDVGQQQHFDMVFKAAKRAGWLPADDSLYPKATHVGFGLVLGEDGKRFRTRNTEVVRLVDLLDEAKNRSKTALLERDTAKEWPEEEVEKTSEAVGYGAVKYADLKNNRLTNYTFNFDQMLNDKGNTAVYLLYAHARICSIIRKSGKDIEEVKKNAKIALDHEDERALGLHLLQFSEVVEEACTNLLPNVLCEYLYNLSEIFTKKFYSNCQVVGSPEEDSRLLLCEATAIVMRKCFYLLGIVPVYKI from the exons ATGGCAGTT GATGCGGAAAATGTTGGCAGCGTTAAAAGGCAGTTGGCGCTGCTGTTTGAGGTATCTCTGAGGACAACTGTGCCAAGCGAGCCAGATGTAGCGCCATTAGTTGAACCTTGCGCTGCAAAATCTGGGGTTAAATTTGGTGATTACCAGTG TAACAATGCAATGGGTATATGGTCTAAGATAAAAGGAAAACAAGCAGAATTTAAGGGTCCCCCATCTGTTGGGCAG GCAATCATGAAGAATCTACCCCCATCTGATATTATAGAGTCGTGCTCTGTAGCTGGTCCTGGATTTGTGAATGTTGTCTTGTCAAGGAATTGGATAGCACAG AGATTACAACGGATGTTAATTGATGGTATTGATACATGGGCGCCAAGGCTTCCACTAAAGAGGGCTGTGGTTGATTTTTCCTCACCCAATATTGCAAAGGAAATGCATGTTGGTCACCTGAGATCTACCATTATTGGGGACACATTGGCCCGTATGCTTGAATTTTCACATGTGGATGTTCTTCGACGAAATCATGTTGGTGATTGGGGAACACAG TTCGGAATGCTGATTGAATTCCTCTTTGAAAAATTTCCAAACCCAGAGGATGTCAACGAAGCAGCCATTGGAGATCTTCAG ACATTCTATAAAGCATCCAAAGTGAGATTTGACAGTGATCCCGAATTTAAGCAAAGGGCTCAACAGGCTGTTGTCCGGCTTCAG gGTGGAGAAACCAGGTATCGCGACGCATGGAAACAAATTTGTGAAATAAGTAGAACCGAATTCCACAGAGTCTATGAACGCCTTGGAGTTCACTTGGAGGAAAAG GGAGAGAGCTTCTATAATCCATATATCCCTGGGGTTTTGGAGGAACTGAATAAAAAAGGAATGATTGAAGATAGTGAGGGTGCTCGGGTGATATTTCTTAAGGATGTAAACATACCGCTTATTGTTGTGAAGAGTGACGGTGGCTACAACTATGCTTCAACTGATCTTTCAGCACTTTG GTATCGGATAAATGAAGAGAAGGCTGAATGGATTATATACGTCACAGATGTTGGGCAGCAGCAACACTTTGATATGGTTTTCAAG GCTGCTAAGCGTGCTGGTTGGCTGCCAGCTGATGATAGTTTATACCCAAAAGCTACTCATGTAGGTTTCGGCCTTGTTCTTGGGGAAGATGGAAAACGATTTCGGACTCGCAACACTGAAGTGGTTAGATTGGTTGATTTGCTTGACGAAGCCAAGAATCGCAGTAAAACTGCCCTTCTTGAACGTG ATACGGCTAAAGAGTGGCCTGAGGAGGAGGTTGAGAAAACATCAGAGGCAGTGGGCTATGGTGCTGTTAA GTATGCTGACTTAAAGAACAACAGACTAACAAACTACACCTTCAACTTTGATCAGATGCTTAATGATAAG GGTAATACCGCAGTTTATTTGCTGTATGCACATGCTAGGATCTGTTCTATCATCCGGAAATCTGGAAAAGACATAGAAGAAGTAAAGAAA AATGCTAAAATTGCATTGGATCATGAAGATGAGCGCGCTCTGGGGCTTCATTTGCTACAATTTTCTGAG GTTGTTGAGGAAGCATGCACCAATTTATTGCCCAATGTGTTGTGTGAATACCTTTATAATTTGTCAGAAATATTCACCAAAAAGTTTTATTCTAATTGTCAG GTTGTTGGTTCGCCTGAGGAAGATAGTAGACTTTTGCTATGTGAAGCAACAGCAATTGTGATGAGAAAGTGCTTCTATCTCCTTGGAATTGTACCTGTTTACAAGATATGA